The genomic DNA TGCTGTGTGAAGCCCCTCGAAACCCTCCTGAGAAATGCGTCTCTGAAGCCACCCTTCCCTCGTTGGGATGGCTTGgcttgtgtgcgtgctcagtcacttcagttgtgtcccaccctttgtgaccccatggactgtagcccgccaggctcctctgtccgtggggattctccaggcaagaatactggagtgtgttgccatgccctcgtccgggggatcttcccgacccagggatcgaacccgggtctcctgcgtctGCTGCAccgtgggtggattctttatctactgagccacctgggaggcctggGTGGCTCCAACTGCTAGACGTTTCTTCCTCTGGCAAAGTCTGTTGCTGATCTCTACCCATCGGTCCATTGCTTCATGAGCAGAGCAGGTGTGTGTTGTAAAGTTAGGTCCTCAGGCTCAGTAAAAAGAAGACACAGCCCCAAGCTCCCAGAGGTCACAGCGTGGATGAGGCCTCTCGACAGATGACAGCAGAGCAGTGTGGGGAGTCCCCCTGTTGATACGTTGACACCGTGGCGTGTGTGTGTCCTGTGATCCGGCCCTGACTGGGGCTGGGGCTGTGCTGTGTCCCCACCGTCCCCCCAGCCAGCCTCACTCACTCACGCTCCTGTGTGGTCTCCACCGGCATTGGAGttcaccccccaccccgctcATCAAAGGACGGCTCCCCGCGTCCTGTGGGCATTCGAGGCCCTGGATTTCACTCCCTCCCCTGGTTCTGTTCCTCCCTGCCGGCTTCTTCAAGTTTGCCCCACAGGGTACCCAGCTAAGCGTTCTTCCTCGTCTTCACGCCCCTTCCTTAGCACCGAGCCCACCACTGCTACCCACACCACCGTCTCCTGTGCCCTCCGCCCCCCACACCTCCTCCGCCCCTGTTCCTGCAGCCCCGACCACAGCTTCACAAATGCTTGCTGTTTACACTGGCTGAAGGGCTGCCCGCCCAGAGTGGCTTGTCTGACCCCTCGGGTAGAATCTTCTGTCCCTCCCCTCGGTCATCCGAGACCCCTTCTTGCTTCAGTGGGCGCGCAGCAGACTGCCCTGTCCGTCTCTCCCACCAGACGGCAGGGCTTTCGAGGGTGGGCTCTGGGTCTGTGCCCCGTCAGCCTTGGCGTCCACCACGCCTGGCACACGGAAGGCACCTAGAAACTGGATGCTGAGCATGTGAATGCCTTCTTCTTAGGCTGTCTAAAGAAGACCACCGTGTCTTCCCCGCAGTGTTGTTGGCTGATGACTCTGAGGTCCGGTGGGCTTCCTGAGAGCAAGGTGAGGGCCTgtgcctgctgtgtccacagcGGGCGCTCAGTGCCCACGTGGGGGCCTGTGCCGGGGGAACGGTGTTTACTGAGTCAAAGGCGAGACTGAGGAGGCGGAGTGACCCCGAAGTGACACAGTGTCCACTTCTCTGGGGACCAGCGTTCTTTTATAACTGCATTTCTTGGCTgcgctgggccttcattgcttgtgccctttctctagttgtggagaccGGGGCTACTCTTCAGCTGCAGTGCGCGGCTTCTCACAGGTTCCAGGTGTGCAGGCTCAGgtatggtgcacgggcttagttgccccgaggcctgtggaatcttccccggccagggatggaacctgtgcctcctgcactgggcaggcagattcctatccactgaaCCCCCGGGAAGTCCAGGGACCAGTGTTTCTACCACACAGGTGTATCCCCTTTACTGTCAGCCCATAAAAAGGGTTCCGCGCGCTCCCCGACTCCATCACTGGTATAAAAAGGGTATTTTATACATCCTGGTATTTGCTTCTTAGGTAACGAATCTGACCTTGAACTGGAGAAGAAGTATAAGGAAGACGATCGAGAAAAGGCCCCAAAGAGGCCGCGGGCGCAGAGAGCGGAGAAAATCCAGAAGGTCTGCTCGGGAAAGGAGGCCCCGCAGATGTCTGGGGCCAAGAAGCCCATTATCAGCGTGGTGTTAACAGCACACGAGGCGATTCCAGGTGCGCATGGCGGCGGGAGGGGGTGGCAGGAACGTCTGGCGGGGGTTGTGATCACTGCGGCGCTCTCCGTGGAGTTACCTGGTGACCTGGGGCTGTGGCTGATCATCCGTGGCCCTGGGCCATGGTGGATCACCGTGTCCAGAGGTCAGGGTGCGAGGGCTGCTCCCACTGCCGCTGCCCACAGCCTGTGCGGCCGTGACCTGTGTTCGCATGTGAGCGGCTGCTAAAAGGAGCAGTGGGCCTGGATAGCGGTTCTTTCCTTGGGGCCCCCCAGGTCCCCCAAGACCCTCTCCGGGATGTCTTTGCTCCTTCTTCCTGCCCGGGCTGGAGTATAAGACTACTCACAGCAGAGGGTGCCAAAACCCTCCCCATAActtctttgaaattctttttttttttgcatttttttagtaggttcattatttattttataatactagAGATTTctatctccttttcttttcacataaAATAGCCAGTGGATATATTACCCCCTTTTAAAAAGGCCTCTTCCAGGAAAAGATACCTTAGACAAAGAACAGTTTAGGATAGTAGATGCTAAAGTATAATAATGTTTCCGCCCCCGCCATGCGTTTGGGGTGACAGCTgtcagataaaattttaaaaaatcaagtttagGATTTTGAGGTCAGCTAGAGCCtggcatcggagaaggcaatggcaccccactccagtactcttgcctggaaaatcccatggatggaggagcctggtaggctgcagtccatggggtcgctgaggatcggacacgactgagcgacttcactttcacttttcactttcatgcattggagagggaaatggcaacccactccagtcttcttgcctggagaatcccagggatggcagtgagctgccgtctgtggcgtcacacagagtcggacacgactgaaacgacttagcagcagcagcagcagcagcagcagagcctgcagtgctgcagtccctggggtcgcaaagagtaggccacaactgagcaactgaactgaactgagagccttTTAAAGCATCTGTTCTCAATGCTAATGGTAACTGACTATGCAAAATGAAAACGCTAAATAAATACctctttatattatatacataaaatatttatattttatatcccGTAACGTGTCACAGAAAACCCCGAacgagctttttggccaacccagtacttcACTATAGGGTGAGGTGCTTAGTAGAGAAAAAAGCCACATAAGATTATGCGACATGAAGTGGTTTCACCGTCCTTTAGACAAGTGTTATTCGGGGAAATGAAAACCCCAGGAGAGAGGTTCCTGTGTTAGCCATCTTGAGAGAAAGTTTCTataatgatttcttaaaaaagGATGGTAGTGTTTGAGATTTCTgtaagtggagggtgaaaaatataatgaatttgCTTTACTAttcatgtgcacacacacttcTATGAACCGTCTTTGATGGTTTCACATCGTAGACTTGAACAAGTAAAGGTGACCTCTGAGTTTTCCGCTTCAGACCGTTCACTTCACAGGGTGGACGCAGGGGCCCGGAGGGTGGGAGGCTGATGTCCTGTTTGGGACCTGACCCCGGACAGCAGAGATTACTGCCCACCGTTGAGTCCACTGCTGCTTTCTGTCTTGAAGCTGTTTGATGTTTACTCAGAGTTTAACACATGAGGAGCTGTATGAAATCTTGCAGGgaggcatatatgtatatgtgtatctgtcttgtgttttggtttttcaataaagaaaatagaaagttgcacagtctcgtccgactctttgtgatcccatggactgtagcctgcctggttcctgtgtccatgggattctgtagacaagaatactggagtgggttgccatttccttcaccaggagatcttcccgactcagggagcgaacccaggtctcctgcactgcaggcagattctttaccaactaagccactagggaagcccttttaataaAGAGATCAAGTGAACATGTATCTCACAAGAAGGTTTTGATAGATTATTGGATAACTCCcccgaaacacacacacacacacacacacaccccaacacacacacaagttagaTGTGTGAGCTGAAGGAGCACTAGCCCCTGCACGGGTGCCACGCAGTGAAGAAACACGCTTCCCAGGCTGTGCTCCCtgcactggggtgggggtgggaatcaGGGACCTCGAGGTGCCTCTTTCTTTCTCACCGACTTGTGCCTCTCTCTCAGGCGCTACCAAGATTGTTCCAGTGGAGGCCGGGCCCCCGGAAACAGGAGCCACAGACCCCGAGGCCACAGCAGCTGACCTGGCACCCCGGAGAGGGTACCAGGAGTACGCCATCCAGCAGACAGCCTACGAGCAGCCCATGAAGTCCAGCAGGTAAAGCACCTTCTGTTGTGTGtgaccccagcccccacctcagaGGGTGGGAGAGTAGAATGTGCACTTACCAGGACTCTGCTGGCTAAGCTATAGGTAAGGCGTTCTGGTTTCTTGACTTGAACCTAAGAACCAGCCCCTCCATGATGGCCTCGTGGTGTGCTGGCTGAGCCCAAGCAGCCTCTGTGGGATGCGAGGCAGACCAGCTGGCTTGGGAAACTCAGCGCCAGTTGGCTTAATGAAGGTGGAGCATTTTACTCAAGGCAAACGTATGCTTCACCTGAATAAAAAGTGGTGTGAACAAGGCCTTACTTAGTAAGCCTACTGGTTTTCATAGCTGCACaatttataatggaaaaggaGATCTTTATTTCCCCCTTAGTTTCGTAAGTAACACAAGCGTCCTGTAGAAACTTCTAGAGTCTTTATAACGCACAGCTGCTGTAACCATCTCGCCTCTTCTGGTTGAGGTTACCTCTACAGACAGCTTGGTTCACAGGCCACCATAATTTTTTcacaatgcttccctggtggctcagagggtaaagcatctgcctacaatgtgggagacccgggtttgatccctgggttggaaagatcccctggagaaggaaatggcaacccactccagtactcttgcctggaaaattccatggaccgagaaacctggtgggctacagtccacggggtcacaaagagtcagacgtgactgaacgacttcacttcacttacttacttacttttttgttacttttttcctAACACAAAACACCAAAGGCACTGTTAtcaacctatttttttttaaacttaccatgtttaacttttccttttcagaaaataatgtttttaaagtgcGTTTGCTGTTGTGTGGATTCTCTAGTTTACCAGAGTCAGTTTTTGCTTGGCAGGCAATGCTGTGCTCAAGGCTTTGGTCCCTCCTCCTTTCAGTACTTCTTCAGGACTTCTTCTGGGATGAATTGCTAGAATTGACATTGCtgtctttttttgaaaaagatatttatttgactgcagcTGGTCTTAGTtgctacatgtgggatctagttacctgaccagggatcaaaccccggccccctgcattCTAAGATAACCAcctgaagtcttagccactggatcactggGAAGGTCCCTGAAATTGCTGTCTTAAAGGATATGAGTGTTAGGACTTTAACCTATGTTGAAAACTGCCCTCCAGACACACTGGGTGAACTGATGCCTGACCCCTACACCTTCCCTGTGGTCACAGTCTTGGCCATGGTACGTACCTGCTGACGTGGATCAGCAAACTCCCATCGCCCGAGCTCTGCACACATTTTCCAGGTTGAGaggaaagacaaagaagatgCCAGACAGGGGGTTCCCTGTTTCCTGAAAAGGGGAAAGAAGGCATTCTGGATGAGAGTGTGAGACTTAGTGCCAGTCCTGGGTTGGTTCTAGACCCTtctgcgtgtgctcagtcgcttcagttgtgtttgactctctgtgaccccatggcctgtagcactcctctgtctatgggattcttcaggcaagaatactggtgagggttgccatgcgcttctccaggggattgtcccaacccagggatcaaactggcgtctcctgcattggcaggcggattcgtgaccactgagcctcctgggaagcccctagatccTTCTACTGGACTTCAGTTCAACAGCTCAGACACCtgctatgttccaggcactgtgggggtggggcggggaggaagATTAGGACAGACTGGAGGCTTCTGCTCTGCTGGGACTGGACACAAGTGATTTTGCCTCTGAGCCTCTCAGCACCATACATGAGACTGTCTAATAGAACCTGACTCAGTTTAGTGGTGGGATTAAATGATCACATCTTTGCAAAGTGGTCTTGTTAAATTATAACGTTGTGTTATCTGGGGTGTCTTATTAATTTCTAGCCTCAGTCCTCTCTTCTTGCAAATGTGAGCAACTGAATGTATCAGTGAAGTTGTAAAAATATGGACTCCTGTGGCAAAACTGAGATACAATTAATTTTGAAGACCACCCTTGTCTCAACACAGCTTGATTTGTAGACTCTTCATAATATTTCAAAAGTCTGTTGGGGAGAGTTTCAAAACTCCATGCTTATCTGGTTACAGGTAAATGTACTCAATATTTAATCAGTAGATGGAGGCTGTATTCCTGTTGTCAagcattctattaatattttataatctaaATTATAAAATAGTTATGAAAGAGGCTTTTTATATGATGAAAGTCAGGAaaactgtaaggaaaaaaaatcagtcgtAACCTCACTCCCCTAAGATAACCACcgttaatatttttaatgtatttcctttcagtcttttttcagcccatatattttataaaactgagtttataatattttatatgcaattttgtatcctgcttttAATACTTACCCACATTATATTTACTTTCCTTTGTTACTCAAATTATTCGCAAACTGTGCCTTGTAGTGACATGCGGTAATATCATGAGGCTATCCTGTGACCCCTACTCAGCTCTCCACACTGTAGCCAGTGCACTTTTTATAAAAATGCCCATTTGGTTGTAGCTTTTAAGGCTTCACATTGTTGTTAGGAGAACTAAGCCTATAAGGCCATGTCTCCCTCTGGTTCTCTGTGCTCCAGCATCTGCTCCAGCCATCTgggtccttttaaaaatttttttatttatttttaatagaaggataattgctttagaatattgctttggtttctgccatacacccacataggacttccctgtagctcaaacggtaaagaaactgcctgaaatgtaggaaacctgggttcaatccctgggtcaggaagatcctctggagaagggaatggcaacccactccagtattcttgcttggagaatcacacagacagagaagactggagggctacagttcgtggggtggcagagttggacacgactgagcgactaacacttacttatacatcaacgtgaattagtcataggtatacatatgtcccctccctcttgcacacccctcccacctcccacactttcccacccctctaggttgttacagggccctggtttgagctccctgagtcatacagcaaattccgctgaccatctgttttacatataatagTGGATACGCGTCCATGCCACTCTCTCTAttcctctcaccctctccttcctccccaccactTGTGTCTGAAAGTCTGttcctgggtctttttttttttgaagctgcATCATGTGGCatttgagatcttagtttcccagcccgTGATGGAACccttgcctcctgcagtggacgcccggagtcttaaccactgtacctccAGGATGCTTTGTTTCCCTGACCTCTCCCGACATCTTCCTCTTTCTGGATGCCACCCTTCCGCCTCCCATACCCGGACTTGGTTAATTCCTGTTTATACTTCAGCTGCCTGCTCAAATGTCCCATCTCAGGGCGGCCTGCCCTGTCCCCTGGACAGCTCGGTCCTCCTTGGCCTGGGCTCCCAGAGCATCCTGTCTTTCTCCACCACAGCAGGGAGCTGGTCCTGTTTGCTCATTTGTATGGTTATCAGACTGGCCAGTGCTTCCTCTAGAAGGTGGGCTCCGAGAGAGCGTGGCGCGTGTTTGTTTTTGTCCCCATTGTGTCCCCAGTGCCTGGGACactttttcaaatgaatgaaagaatgagtgaAAAAAATGTGCAAATTAGTTCCCTATGTTGGAGCCTTCAAGCAGCTTTCCACTCCTAACTATTGTGAAAAATGGCACAGTGAGCACCTTCACTCGCATTTTGTATTCTTTCTGTTGATAGATTCCTAGCAGATAGAGTCCAGTGGATAATTGGATCAAGGGGTCTGATCTTTTAAAACTCTGCTTGAATGCTTGCAAGCAGTGTGTGAGAGTGCCTCTTGAACTGAATAAGGGGACATTTGGGGTGAGATAATGTGATAGGAATCACACGACATCACAGCTCAGCAAGTCAACCCACAGACGCAGGCTCACACTTGGGAGCCCAGCACGGGTGGCCTGGCCACTTCTTCTGACTCATCCCCCTTGGTGAGGGCCAGCACTGAGGGCCTGACCAGGCATCCGTGTAATAATCGAAAGAAATCAGAGCCAGAGATTCTCCTAAGACCATTTAGACCTTgcatttagagaaggaaatgcccgtgatttgtttatttaattaacaCTATGAACCCAGAGTTTCTTCCACTAAGTAAAATGATCACCTTCTGGATATCTCTGTCCTTTGAGAAATATCCAGATTTGCTTCCTTAAATTTGCCTTGGGTTTAGCATGCAGGCATAGTACCTACTTTCAGATCTGAATGTCTTATTTACAGCAGGAGACTGGTACCCTCTGGTGTTTACAGGCTGCagtctgtttaaatattttctgtttaaaacatAGAGGAACCTGTGTTGGTCTAACATAGTCGTATGGTTAGTTCCATAAATAGACTTGACAGTTACAATGCCAGTTTTCTAAGTTGCtgcagtcctgtcctactctttgcgaccctatatgtagcccgccaggctcctctgtccatgggattctccaggcaagaacactggagggggttgccagtgccctcctccaggggatcttcccaacccaaggatcaaacctgtgtcacctgcactggcagacgggttctttaccactgagccaccagggaagccatacagTTAACCGTGGGTACAGCTTAATGGTGTCTGATTAACAGGACTAAATGATCGTTGGTATTTCTGAGGATCTGCCTGGAGAACCTGGGCAGAGTCCTGAGGCAGCAGTTTGGAGGAGAAAAAGCCTCACCCACCCCCTGGGCTCACCAGTCAACTCCTGTCCCTGGTACAAGGTGCAGCCCTTTGGTGACTATCATTTGTGGATTGCAGATCGTCCAGCCTTGCTTGTTGATGAATGAATGCCTCCCCCATCCTCAGCCACAGTGTCCACTAGCTCACCTTTAAGCCTTGGGTGTTTTGGCACCTAGAAGGAAGGTGGGTGGGAGGCATGGGGAAGGTGCAGGGTCTCCACCCATAACCGTGCTGCCCTCTGTTCCCAGGCTCGGGCCCACCCAGCTCAAGATCTTCACCTGTGAGTACTGCAACAAGGTCTTCAAGTTCAAGCACTCACTGCAGGCCCACCTGCGGATCCACACCAAGGAGAAGCCCTACAAGTGCTCCCAGTGCAGCTACGCCAGCGCCATCAAGGCCAACCTCAACGTGCACCTGCGCAAGCACACGGGCGAGAAGTTCGCGTGCGACTGCTGCTCCTTCACCTGCCTGAGCAAGGGCCACCTCAAGGTGCACGTGGAGCGCGTGCACAAGAAGATCAAGCAGCACTGCCGCTTCTGCAAGAAGAAGTACTCGGACGTCAAGAACCTCATCAAGCATATCCGCGACGCGCACGACCCGCAGGATAAGCCGGTGCAGGAGGCCCTGGATGAGCTGTGCCTGATGACGAGGGAGGGCAAACGGCAGCTGCTCTACGACTGCCACATCTGTGAGCGCAAGTTCAAGAACGAGCTGGACCGCGACCGTCACATGCTGGTCCACGGTGATAAGTGGCCCTTCGCCTGCGAGCTCTGTGGCCATGGCGCCACCAAGTACCAGGCGCTGGAGCTGCACGTCCGGAAGCACCCGTTCGTGTACGTGTGCGCCCTGTGCCCCAAGAAGTTCGTCAGCTCCATCCGCCTGCGTGCGCACATCAAGGAGGCTCACGGGGCCGCCCAGGAGACTCTCGTCTTCACCAGCTCCATCAACCAAAGCTTCTGCCTCCTGGAGCCCGGCGGGGACATCCAGCAGGAGGCCCTGGGTGGGCAGCTGCAACTGGCAGAAGAGGAGTTCGTGTTCCAGGGGGTAAACGTGCCCAAGGAGGCAGCCAGCCCCGGACAGGCACGGCCCGCAGTGGAGCCCAGGGCCCCTGCGGAGGTGCCCGCCTCGCCGGTGTGCTTGGCCGCTGCCCAGCCCAATGGCACCGCCCCGGCCCCTCCACCCAGTGAGCTGGCAGCCTCCGCCATGTCCCCGGACCTCCGTCCGCACGCGGGGCTTTCCAGTGAGTTCTTGATGAAGAGCGATCCCCCCACAGCTGAGGCTCCCGCTGCTACTCCCGAGAAGACCGGTGACACCCAGCAGGGAGGCGCTGCCCCAATTCAGGGCCAGGACGTGGCACCTCTGCTGTCCAAGGCCAAAGGCATTGAAGCAAACTCCGAGGCTCCGGGCGCCAAGAGCCCTCCAGCCGAGGGGCAGAAAGTGGCAGCCTTCTCATGCGATGGCCCAGATCCCAGCAGAGGCCTCAGGTCCAACCCAGCTCAGGCCTCAGACCCTCCCCCGGGAGCTGGTGGGAGGGAGGCGGCCCTGTGCCAGCCTGCCTCTTGCACGCCCGCCCCCGAGCACCGGGCCGGTCTCACTGCCTTCATGAAGATCCTGGACAGTTTGCAGAAGAGGCGGATGAACACCGGCCTGTGTGAGAGGATCCGGAAGGTGTACGGGGACCTGGAGTGTGAATACTGTGGTAAGGGGTGGGGCCGGGCACGAGGCTGGGGGCTGTCTTCCCCGCAGCCCATCCGGCCACCTGGCTGCGGGTCCACCTCCTGTTTGAGTTGAGCTCGTGTCTCTTTGCAAAGAACACCTTCTAAGTGAGCTCGCCGTCCTGGGTAGATAGCAATGGCGCCACCATGGTGCAGTAGCCTGTGAAGTCTGTGAAGGCAGCTAGGATGCTGGGACAGCCAAACCCGCTGGCTTGGCCAGGCCTGCGAGGCGGAGGTTTATCCTATGGCCCCCGCCTGAGCTTTAGCCAAGAGGTACCTTTCTTCTGTCGCATGAGAAGTTTAAAAGTCCAGCTTTAGTAAGTTGTGGCCGTTGCCTAGGTGGGCAGAGAGATGTTAACGGGAGTGACTGCAGCTCTTTGTAGGGAGACGCTGAGTGCATCCCTCGCAGCTCGCGGTGGAAGCCTGGCCTTGGGGTCTCCTGAGAGCGGGCAGGACCCATGGGAGATGGCCCAGGTGCCCGCGGAGCTTAGAGCCTGGTGATGTCACCCATGTGCGTAAACATACGTGGTACCATAACTGGTCCTCGGTAAGCGCTCCTTTACTCCTCCCAGCACTGATGTCATGCAGAAGGAGTAGCAGCACCCTTAATTTTTGCCACCTGCCACCTTTGAAAAGTCATTTCCAGACAGAGATGTGGTGCAAAGTGTGAAGGGTGACCCGGACAAGCACGAAAGGGAAAGGAAGAtagttcttaaaaaataaaataatactaatactaattaaaaaaaagatcaaattcAGGATAAAAGAAACTTCCTTGTTctcatgtgaaaatatttttttaggcaAACTTTTTTGGTACCAAGTGCATTTTGACATGCATGTCCGCACCCACACCCGGGAACATCTGTATTATTGCTCCCAGTGTCACTATTCTTCCATCACCAAAAACTGCCTTAAACGCCATGTAATTCAGAAACACAGTAACATCTTGCTGAAGTGTCCCACTGACGGCTGTGACTACTCGACTCCAGATAAATATAAGCTGCAGGCACATCTTAAAGTCCACACTGAGCTGGTAAGTAGCCCGCCCTAGTGGCAGCCCCATCTCCCCTGGGTGCTCCCCGCTTGCTCTCGGCGATGTGCACGGAGGTGCCCCTGCTCCTTCGGGAGCCCGGTGTGTGAGCATCCACCCCAGAGAACGGAGAGGCCCTTCTCA from Bos indicus x Bos taurus breed Angus x Brahman F1 hybrid chromosome 14, Bos_hybrid_MaternalHap_v2.0, whole genome shotgun sequence includes the following:
- the ZFAT gene encoding zinc finger protein ZFAT isoform X1, encoding MPQIRHNRAGSFLKKIKIKSEASVGRPAFSVGAGGGPEEPDAFFSLRGRGVAMETRAAENPAIFMCKCCNLFSPSQSELLSHVSEKHAEEGVNADEIIIPLRPLSTPEPTNPGKPGDEFSVMKRKRGRPKGSTKKPSPEEELAERSALPGVDGVRAPEEGSSLECSKCCRKFSNPRQLRKHICIIVLNLGEAEGDAGNESDLELEKKYKEDDREKAPKRPRAQRAEKIQKVCSGKEAPQMSGAKKPIISVVLTAHEAIPGATKIVPVEAGPPETGATDPEATAADLAPRRGYQEYAIQQTAYEQPMKSSRLGPTQLKIFTCEYCNKVFKFKHSLQAHLRIHTKEKPYKCSQCSYASAIKANLNVHLRKHTGEKFACDCCSFTCLSKGHLKVHVERVHKKIKQHCRFCKKKYSDVKNLIKHIRDAHDPQDKPVQEALDELCLMTREGKRQLLYDCHICERKFKNELDRDRHMLVHGDKWPFACELCGHGATKYQALELHVRKHPFVYVCALCPKKFVSSIRLRAHIKEAHGAAQETLVFTSSINQSFCLLEPGGDIQQEALGGQLQLAEEEFVFQGVNVPKEAASPGQARPAVEPRAPAEVPASPVCLAAAQPNGTAPAPPPSELAASAMSPDLRPHAGLSSEFLMKSDPPTAEAPAATPEKTGDTQQGGAAPIQGQDVAPLLSKAKGIEANSEAPGAKSPPAEGQKVAAFSCDGPDPSRGLRSNPAQASDPPPGAGGREAALCQPASCTPAPEHRAGLTAFMKILDSLQKRRMNTGLCERIRKVYGDLECEYCGKLFWYQVHFDMHVRTHTREHLYYCSQCHYSSITKNCLKRHVIQKHSNILLKCPTDGCDYSTPDKYKLQAHLKVHTELEPLQAPDVQGTMTVTSLHLGGADSFWSCILTPSLDKRSYSCPVCEKSFSEDRLIKSHIKTNHPEVSMSTISEVLGRRVQLKGLIGKRAMKCPYCDFYFMKNGSDLQRHIWAHEGVKPFKCSLCEYATRSKSNLKAHMNRHSTEKTHLCDMCGKKFKSKGTLKSHKLLHTADGKQFKCTVCDYTAAQKPQLLRHMEQHASFKPFRCAHCHYSCNISGSLKRHYNRKHPNEEYSNVGTGELAADALIQQGGLKCPVCSFVYGTKWEFNRHLKNKHGLKLVESEGDPKWEPATEAPEEPSTQYLHIAEAEEDVQGTQAAVAALQDLRYTSESGDRLDPTAVNILQQIIELGTETHDATAVASVVAMAPGTVTVVKQVTDEEPSSNHTVMIQETLQQASVELAEQHHLVVSSDDVEGIETVTVYTQGGEASEFIVYVQEAVQPVEEQASGPPAPEL
- the ZFAT gene encoding zinc finger protein ZFAT isoform X3, translated to MPQIRHNRAGSFLKKIKIKSEASVGRPAFSVGAGGGPEEPDAFFSLRGRGVAMETRAAENPAIFMCKCCNLFSPSQSELLSHVSEKHAEEGVNADEIIIPLRPLSTPEPTNPGKPGDEFSVMKRKRGRPKGSTKKPSPEEELAERSALPGVDGVRAPEEGSSLECSKCCRKFSNPRQLRKHICIIVLNLGEAEGDAGNESDLELEKKYKEDDREKAPKRPRAQRAEKIQKVCSGKEAPQMSGAKKPIISVVLTAHEAIPGATKIVPVEAGPPETGATDPEATAADLAPRRGYQEYAIQQTAYEQPMKSSRLGPTQLKIFTCEYCNKVFKFKHSLQAHLRIHTKEKPYKCSQCSYASAIKANLNVHLRKHTGEKFACDCCSFTCLSKGHLKVHVERVHKKIKQHCRFCKKKYSDVKNLIKHIRDAHDPQDKPVQEALDELCLMTREGKRQLLYDCHICERKFKNELDRDRHMLVHGDKWPFACELCGHGATKYQALELHVRKHPFVYVCALCPKKFVSSIRLRAHIKEAHGAAQETLVFTSSINQSFCLLEPGGDIQQEALGGQLQLAEEEFVFQGVNVPKEAASPGQARPAVEPRAPAEVPASPVCLAAAQPNGTAPAPPPSELAASAMSPDLRPHAGLSSEFLMKSDPPTAEAPAATPEKTGDTQQGGAAPIQGQDVAPLLSKAKGIEANSEAPGAKSPPAEGQKVAAFSCDGPDPSRGLRSNPAQASDPPPGAGGREAALCQPASCTPAPEHRAGLTAFMKILDSLQKRRMNTGLCERIRKVYGDLECEYCGKLFWYQVHFDMHVRTHTREHLYYCSQCHYSSITKNCLKRHVIQKHSNILLKCPTDGCDYSTPDKYKLQAHLKVHTELDKRSYSCPVCEKSFSEDRLIKSHIKTNHPEVSMSTISEVLGRRVQLKGLIGKRAMKCPYCDFYFMKNGSDLQRHIWAHEGVKPFKCSLCEYATRSKSNLKAHMNRHSTEKTHLCDMCGKKFKSKGTLKSHKLLHTADGKQFKCTVCDYTAAQKPQLLRHMEQHASFKPFRCAHCHYSCNISGSLKRHYNRKHPNEEYSNVGTGELAADALIQQGGLKCPVCSFVYGTKWEFNRHLKNKHGLKLVESEGDPKWEPATEAPEEPSTQYLHIAEAEEDVQGTQAAVAALQDLRYTSESGDRLDPTAVNILQQIIELGTETHDATAVASVVAMAPGTVTVVKQVTDEEPSSNHTVMIQETLQQASVELAEQHHLVVSSDDVEGIETVTVYTQGGEASEFIVYVQEAVQPVEEQASGPPAPEL